The proteins below come from a single Pradoshia eiseniae genomic window:
- a CDS encoding nucleotidyltransferase domain-containing protein, with product MDNSFYMKEKADYFLQELKKWAEFQNHINGAAVVGSFARGDFHLNSDVDLVIISMNQEKTIQCIMSEFMPDSIGEHRLEHWGPFVTSLRIFYSNELEVEYSVATNAWVMEPLDPGTKNVAENGFKILLDKEAVFSSVIKHLNEKSK from the coding sequence TTGGATAACTCATTTTATATGAAGGAAAAAGCCGATTATTTTTTACAAGAATTGAAAAAATGGGCTGAATTTCAAAATCATATAAACGGCGCAGCAGTTGTGGGGTCATTCGCTAGAGGGGACTTTCACTTGAATTCTGATGTCGATCTAGTCATTATCTCAATGAATCAAGAGAAGACCATACAGTGTATTATGTCAGAATTTATGCCGGATTCGATTGGTGAACATCGGCTGGAGCATTGGGGACCATTCGTAACTTCACTCAGAATATTTTATTCTAATGAATTAGAGGTTGAATACAGCGTGGCAACAAATGCCTGGGTGATGGAGCCCCTTGATCCAGGAACAAAAAATGTGGCTGAAAACGGATTTAAAATACTCCTTGATAAAGAAGCGGTATTTTCAAGTGTTATAAAGCATTTAAATGAAAAATCCAAATGA
- a CDS encoding GIY-YIG nuclease family protein encodes MIKELLTPPASHVYYSIFLWIENDCEAEIGKLGTYPFQRGVYVYIGSAKRNLMKRIERHVCLEKKKRWHMDYIRPYGTILKIITYDDSLTECELAGKFIAKGEIPVHKMGSSDCKCPSHFIYLGDPEIPLSEAYIDSFFQ; translated from the coding sequence ATGATAAAAGAATTGTTAACACCGCCTGCCAGCCATGTCTATTACTCTATCTTTCTATGGATTGAGAACGACTGCGAAGCCGAAATAGGCAAACTAGGAACCTATCCCTTCCAAAGAGGTGTCTATGTATATATAGGCAGCGCCAAACGGAATCTGATGAAACGCATTGAACGCCATGTATGTTTAGAGAAGAAGAAGCGCTGGCATATGGATTACATCCGTCCATATGGAACAATCCTAAAAATTATAACATATGATGATTCTTTAACTGAATGTGAACTTGCTGGTAAATTCATAGCAAAAGGAGAGATCCCCGTTCATAAGATGGGGTCCTCAGATTGCAAATGCCCTTCTCACTTCATTTATTTAGGAGACCCCGAGATTCCTTTGTCCGAGGCATATATCGATAGCTTTTTTCAATAG
- a CDS encoding anthrax toxin lethal factor-related metalloendopeptidase, with the protein MGRKIRYGIAVMALFVLSTVIIWPYSFNYAEAEYIYAHTPETANPDMLAAIIILPDNKEDWNAAKGIIKRISSLPKYLLAKIESHGIRIRLFTNQLTDQPEAAHLKGVMPRGYTNTYWDDVPGMGGGRTVLVKVGSSERGKGHESANLELHELAHSVDSIILSDISHSAEFKAIWHTEVNQLFPNRQYFLDHPEEYFAEAFTLYFYQDETRNKLYEDAPLTYAFFRELELNKFESQ; encoded by the coding sequence ATGGGAAGAAAAATAAGGTATGGCATTGCGGTTATGGCGCTGTTTGTATTGAGCACGGTTATCATATGGCCTTACAGCTTTAATTATGCGGAGGCGGAATATATTTATGCGCACACTCCAGAAACCGCTAATCCTGATATGCTAGCAGCTATCATTATCTTACCGGATAATAAAGAGGATTGGAATGCTGCAAAGGGAATCATCAAGAGAATCAGCTCGTTGCCGAAATATCTATTAGCTAAAATAGAGAGTCATGGCATACGGATAAGATTATTCACCAATCAATTGACTGATCAGCCGGAAGCTGCACACTTAAAGGGTGTCATGCCTAGAGGGTATACCAATACATATTGGGATGACGTGCCGGGTATGGGCGGGGGAAGAACCGTATTGGTGAAAGTCGGCTCAAGTGAGAGAGGAAAGGGTCACGAATCGGCAAATCTAGAGCTTCATGAGCTTGCACACTCGGTTGATTCAATTATATTATCAGATATAAGCCATTCGGCTGAGTTCAAGGCAATCTGGCATACGGAAGTCAATCAATTATTTCCGAACAGGCAATATTTTCTCGACCATCCGGAAGAGTATTTCGCGGAGGCATTTACGCTTTATTTTTATCAGGATGAAACGAGGAATAAGTTATACGAGGATGCACCATTGACCTATGCGTTTTTTAGGGAATTGGAATTAAACAAGTTTGAAAGCCAATAG
- a CDS encoding MATE family efflux transporter has protein sequence MKKIDLTTGNELSVITLLSLPLIGSSLLQFLYNFIDMLFVGGLGSDAIASVGSASFFINLGYAIQAMIVVGGGIKIAHSIGNQNEAENASYIGSSLLLNFLFGIITLIGLWLFGNQLLDLLDLNNDAVQMGAYQYLSVSAIMLFFSYFNTFFIRMFSSFGNNKQSFYISAFGLLLNIILDPIFIYTFEWGVIGAAIATLIAQILMFSLFVYLARGILFNKDILHFRLHQVMEIVNLGIPMSIQRVLFTVINIVLAVLIAAYGTDAVAAQKIGLQIESVTFIVMGSLNGAVSSFIGQNFGAKKYKRISRGFRVSLFLGITYAFLTSIIFIFFSEELSGLFTRDKETIAMTAAYLEIIGLSQIFMSMEMICTGVYTGIGMPKVPSAISIIFTFMRIPLAIILIPELGLDGIWWSIAISSFVKGVVSLVFFNIIYRRKYQHEI, from the coding sequence ATGAAAAAAATAGACTTAACAACTGGGAACGAACTTTCTGTCATTACTCTTTTGTCTCTGCCGCTAATAGGAAGTTCTTTGCTTCAGTTTCTATATAACTTTATAGATATGCTTTTTGTAGGAGGCTTAGGTTCTGATGCGATTGCCTCCGTAGGGTCGGCAAGCTTTTTCATCAATTTAGGCTATGCCATTCAAGCGATGATTGTCGTGGGCGGCGGAATCAAAATTGCCCATTCAATTGGCAATCAAAATGAGGCGGAGAATGCCTCCTATATCGGCAGTTCTTTGTTATTAAACTTTCTCTTTGGAATTATCACGTTAATCGGGTTATGGCTATTTGGTAATCAACTTTTGGATTTATTGGATTTAAATAATGATGCTGTACAAATGGGAGCCTATCAATATCTGTCAGTGTCCGCTATTATGTTGTTTTTCTCTTATTTTAATACGTTTTTTATCCGAATGTTCAGTAGTTTCGGTAATAATAAACAAAGCTTTTATATTAGTGCTTTTGGTCTCTTGCTCAATATTATTCTGGATCCGATTTTTATCTATACCTTTGAGTGGGGCGTTATTGGTGCTGCCATTGCCACGCTAATTGCGCAAATACTTATGTTTTCCTTATTTGTCTATTTAGCCAGAGGCATTCTATTCAATAAGGATATTCTTCATTTCCGCCTTCACCAGGTAATGGAAATCGTGAATCTGGGAATTCCGATGTCGATTCAACGGGTACTGTTCACGGTTATCAATATTGTGCTGGCTGTTTTGATTGCCGCTTATGGAACAGATGCAGTTGCTGCTCAAAAGATCGGGCTTCAAATTGAATCCGTTACCTTTATTGTCATGGGCAGTTTAAATGGCGCGGTGAGCAGTTTTATTGGTCAGAATTTCGGGGCAAAAAAATATAAACGAATCTCAAGAGGCTTCCGTGTCAGTTTATTTCTTGGCATAACCTATGCTTTCTTAACCAGTATAATCTTTATCTTCTTCTCAGAAGAATTGTCTGGACTCTTTACGCGCGATAAGGAAACCATTGCCATGACTGCTGCGTATTTGGAGATTATTGGTCTTTCTCAAATATTCATGTCAATGGAAATGATTTGTACGGGCGTTTATACGGGGATTGGAATGCCTAAAGTACCATCGGCCATTTCGATTATTTTCACATTTATGCGAATACCTTTGGCCATCATACTTATCCCTGAACTTGGACTTGACGGGATTTGGTGGAGTATTGCCATATCTTCATTCGTTAAGGGCGTTGTATCGCTTGTCTTTTTCAATATCATATATCGGAGGAAATACCAGCATGAAATTTAA